One part of the Sphingopyxis sp. TUF1 genome encodes these proteins:
- a CDS encoding ExbD/TolR family protein: MSMAVGERDDNEPMMDMNTTPLIDVMLVLLIMFIITIPVQTHAVKIDLPVPNNDTSNVDPEKNKVMIDPAGTITWNGTPVDLAQLAQYLEQTKALPVEPELQVQPDPFARYIVVDNVMAVIKRSGVGKLGFVGNEQYARVF; encoded by the coding sequence ATGTCCATGGCAGTTGGAGAACGGGACGACAACGAACCGATGATGGACATGAACACGACGCCGCTGATCGACGTCATGCTCGTGCTTCTCATCATGTTCATCATCACAATCCCGGTCCAGACCCACGCTGTGAAGATCGACCTGCCGGTTCCGAACAACGACACCAGCAATGTCGATCCCGAAAAGAACAAGGTGATGATCGATCCCGCCGGAACGATCACCTGGAACGGCACGCCGGTCGATCTGGCGCAGCTTGCGCAATATCTGGAACAGACCAAGGCGCTGCCGGTCGAACCCGAATTGCAGGTCCAGCCTGACCCATTCGCACGCTATATCGTCGTCGACAATGTCATGGCGGTGATCAAGCGCAGCGGCGTCGGCAAGCTCGGCTTTGTCGGCAACGAACAATATGCCCGCGTTTTCTGA
- a CDS encoding Bax inhibitor-1/YccA family protein, with amino-acid sequence MANWNDPNMAASGFGAGANAMDQAVDAGLRSYMLSVYNYMASGVLLTGIVALLAFQSGFTASMIGSPLMWVVMLAPLAFVLVLSFGINKLSTPAAQAIFWVYAAVMGLSMSTIFLAFTATSIATTFFATAAAFLGLSLYGYTTKKDLSGFGTFLIMGVVGILVAMLINIFVQSSALAMAISVIGVLLFAGLTAYDTQKIKSMYFYVRGTDFVGKSVVMGALSLYLDFVNMFTFLLNLLGSRE; translated from the coding sequence ATGGCGAATTGGAACGACCCCAATATGGCGGCGTCCGGTTTTGGCGCCGGCGCGAACGCAATGGACCAGGCCGTCGATGCCGGCCTGCGGTCGTACATGCTGTCGGTTTACAACTATATGGCCTCGGGCGTGCTGCTGACCGGCATCGTCGCGCTGCTCGCCTTTCAGTCGGGCTTTACCGCCTCGATGATTGGCAGCCCGCTGATGTGGGTGGTGATGCTGGCGCCGCTGGCCTTTGTGCTGGTGCTGAGCTTTGGCATTAATAAGCTGTCGACCCCGGCCGCGCAGGCGATCTTCTGGGTCTACGCCGCGGTGATGGGCCTGTCGATGTCGACGATCTTCTTGGCCTTCACCGCCACGTCGATCGCAACGACCTTCTTTGCGACGGCGGCGGCCTTCCTGGGGCTTAGCCTCTATGGCTATACCACCAAGAAGGATCTGTCGGGTTTCGGCACCTTCCTGATCATGGGCGTCGTCGGCATCCTCGTCGCGATGCTCATCAACATCTTCGTGCAGTCGAGCGCGCTTGCGATGGCGATCAGCGTCATCGGCGTACTGCTTTTTGCAGGCCTGACCGCCTATGACACGCAAAAGATCAAGAGCATGTATTTCTATGTCCGCGGGACCGACTTTGTCGGCAAGTCGGTGGTGATGGGCGCTCTGTCGCTCTACCTCGACTTCGTCAACATGTTCACCTTCCTGCTCAACCTTTTGGGCAGCCGCGAATAA
- a CDS encoding ExbD/TolR family protein produces MAMSVGEKGGEDAPMSEINTTPLVDIMLVLLIIFLITVPVVLETVDLELPDVVFEPTTTKPENVLLSIRSADTDGDGQPNAESSACEVYWGQTPVDSRQLLERGQAKLEKLLEDIGGPQNITEENFPEVHIRGDVNTPYQCIGGVIYTMQYAGFQKIGFISEPAPGSGTVGRL; encoded by the coding sequence ATGGCGATGAGTGTAGGCGAAAAGGGCGGCGAAGACGCCCCGATGTCCGAAATCAACACGACCCCGCTCGTGGACATCATGCTCGTGCTTCTCATCATCTTCCTCATCACGGTTCCCGTGGTGTTGGAGACGGTGGACCTCGAGCTGCCCGACGTGGTTTTTGAACCGACGACGACGAAGCCGGAAAATGTGCTGCTGTCGATCCGTTCGGCCGATACCGACGGCGATGGCCAGCCGAACGCCGAAAGCTCGGCGTGCGAAGTTTACTGGGGCCAGACCCCGGTCGATTCGCGGCAGCTGCTCGAACGCGGGCAGGCGAAGCTGGAAAAGCTGCTCGAAGACATTGGCGGTCCGCAGAACATCACCGAAGAAAACTTCCCCGAAGTGCATATCCGCGGCGACGTCAACACGCCGTATCAGTGCATCGGCGGCGTGATCTACACGATGCAATATGCTGGCTTCCAGAAGATCGGGTTCATCTCGGAACCGGCTCCCGGCTCGGGCACGGTGGGTCGCCTCTAA
- a CDS encoding spinster family MFS transporter produces MADTTSENNTSGAPPAADPKASGYSWYVLSVLVVVYILNFIDRQIISILAVDIKADLGLTDSDMGFLGGAAFAVFYALFGIPLGRLADNWSRVKLLSIGLTLWSAMTALSGFAYDRMSLTLARMGVGVGEATASPTAYSLISDYFPKRQKATALAIYSSGLYLGGGVSLFIGAVIVESWNQTYPAGGPLGLVGWQAAFLAVGIPGLLLALWVASLREPVRGAMDGVPTASSPTPFRAFGKDLSMIVPPLTLYGAWQRGPAALAINVGTAAALAAFAWWMIELTGNLPQWSAVALGYYAVFSWASTLRANDPATFRLIWGTPAFICTTIGYGLVALAAYALAFWSAPYAEVVLGLPKQELAKILGGSGALSGFVGVIVGGRVADALRARHPSGRILMILFGVVAPILPIWIGYTTENAILFYTMNFLAGLFGAAALGAAAATTQDLVLPQMRGTATAAFFLGTTLIGLSFGPYMVGQISDLTGTVVNGQPVGNLRTGILSLIGVAPVAVALLIYAYRALPEAEATLVERAAAARRA; encoded by the coding sequence ATGGCCGATACCACCAGCGAAAACAACACGTCCGGCGCGCCGCCTGCCGCCGATCCGAAGGCCAGCGGATATAGCTGGTATGTGTTGTCGGTGTTGGTTGTGGTCTATATCCTGAACTTTATCGACCGGCAGATCATCAGCATCCTGGCGGTCGACATCAAGGCCGACCTGGGGCTCACCGATTCGGACATGGGGTTTCTCGGCGGCGCGGCCTTTGCCGTCTTTTACGCGTTATTCGGCATCCCGCTCGGCCGCCTTGCCGACAATTGGAGCCGCGTAAAGCTGCTCTCGATCGGATTGACGCTGTGGTCGGCGATGACCGCACTGTCGGGCTTCGCTTATGACCGCATGTCGCTGACGCTGGCGCGCATGGGCGTCGGTGTTGGCGAGGCGACCGCGAGCCCGACCGCCTATTCGCTGATCTCCGACTATTTCCCGAAACGGCAAAAGGCGACGGCGCTCGCCATCTATTCGTCGGGACTTTATCTTGGCGGCGGCGTGTCGCTGTTCATCGGCGCGGTGATCGTCGAAAGCTGGAACCAGACCTATCCGGCGGGCGGGCCGCTGGGGCTTGTCGGATGGCAAGCGGCATTCCTTGCGGTCGGCATCCCTGGACTGCTCCTCGCGCTGTGGGTCGCCAGCCTGCGCGAACCGGTGCGCGGCGCGATGGACGGCGTGCCGACCGCAAGTTCGCCGACGCCGTTTCGCGCGTTCGGCAAGGATCTGTCGATGATCGTTCCGCCGCTGACGCTCTATGGTGCGTGGCAGCGCGGCCCCGCCGCGCTCGCGATAAACGTCGGAACCGCCGCCGCCCTCGCCGCCTTTGCCTGGTGGATGATCGAACTTACGGGCAATCTGCCGCAATGGTCGGCGGTCGCGCTCGGCTATTATGCCGTCTTTTCATGGGCGAGCACGCTGCGCGCCAATGATCCGGCCACTTTCCGCCTGATCTGGGGCACGCCGGCGTTCATCTGCACGACGATCGGCTATGGGCTTGTCGCGCTCGCCGCCTATGCGCTTGCTTTCTGGTCGGCGCCCTATGCCGAGGTCGTGCTGGGGCTTCCCAAGCAAGAACTTGCCAAGATCCTCGGCGGCAGCGGCGCGCTCAGCGGCTTTGTCGGCGTCATCGTCGGCGGCCGCGTCGCCGACGCGCTGCGCGCGCGCCATCCGTCAGGGCGCATCTTGATGATCCTCTTCGGTGTCGTCGCGCCGATCCTTCCCATCTGGATCGGCTATACCACCGAAAATGCCATCCTTTTTTATACGATGAACTTCCTTGCCGGGCTGTTCGGCGCGGCGGCGTTGGGTGCGGCGGCGGCAACGACACAGGATCTGGTGCTGCCGCAGATGCGCGGCACCGCCACCGCGGCCTTTTTCCTGGGCACCACGCTGATCGGCCTGTCGTTCGGTCCCTATATGGTCGGGCAGATCTCCGACCTTACAGGAACGGTGGTGAACGGTCAGCCAGTCGGCAACCTGCGCACGGGCATATTGTCGCTGATCGGGGTCGCACCGGTTGCGGTCGCGCTCCTGATCTATGCTTATCGTGCGCTTCCCGAAGCCGAGGCGACGCTTGTTGAGCGTGCAGCGGCGGCGCGGCGCGCCTGA
- the thpR gene encoding RNA 2',3'-cyclic phosphodiesterase: MSTHRLFVALRPPRPIRTLLIRAMHGISGARWQNDEQLHLTLRFIGEVDHHRAEDIAAALGALHAPAITARIAGVDLFERHGRPHMVWAKVEPHEPIAALHRKVDQRLARVGIAPETRAFVPHVTLARLNRGSGPVAPFLALNSDLASPGFDFSEVFLYESELAHGGSRYHPVARYPLAENRSTSAAATASTSSHVAAKPSSPP, encoded by the coding sequence ATGTCTACGCACCGCCTGTTTGTCGCCCTGCGCCCGCCGCGGCCCATTCGCACGTTGCTGATCCGCGCGATGCACGGCATTTCGGGCGCGCGCTGGCAAAACGACGAGCAGCTTCACCTGACGCTTCGCTTCATCGGTGAGGTGGACCATCACCGCGCCGAAGACATCGCCGCGGCGCTCGGTGCACTCCATGCCCCGGCGATCACGGCGCGGATCGCCGGTGTCGACCTGTTCGAACGGCATGGGCGGCCGCATATGGTCTGGGCCAAGGTCGAACCCCACGAACCGATCGCGGCGCTGCATCGCAAGGTCGACCAGCGGCTCGCGCGCGTCGGCATCGCGCCCGAAACCCGCGCCTTCGTCCCGCACGTCACGCTGGCGCGGCTGAACCGCGGGTCGGGTCCGGTCGCGCCGTTTCTGGCGCTCAACAGCGACCTCGCAAGTCCGGGCTTCGATTTTTCCGAAGTGTTCCTCTATGAAAGCGAGCTTGCGCACGGCGGCTCGCGCTATCATCCCGTCGCGCGCTATCCGCTCGCCGAAAATCGATCGACCAGCGCCGCCGCAACCGCATCGACATCGTCCCATGTCGCCGCAAAGCCGTCGTCGCCGCCATAA
- a CDS encoding homoserine dehydrogenase: MSPHIAPTAPRPPLRVALAGIGVVGGGVVRLLEANRELIARRAGRPIEIVAVSARDRHKDRGIDLSRYRWEDDMDALVAADDVDVVVEMIGGADGSALTMARRALGAGKALVTANKAMIAHHGLDLARIAEEKDTPLKYEAAVAGGIPVIKAIREGASANEIARVYGILNGTCNYILTQMERNGASFADALAAAQAEGYAEADPTFDVDGIDAAHKLSILAALCFGTRLDIDAVTADGIRNLIAADIREAEALGHRVRLIGMAERNENGLYQHVQPCLVPADHPLAYVPGALNAVVAEGNFVGRLFFEGAGAGAGPTASAIVADIIDIARDEYGPAFAMPVDALDAAPTADAGARVGKHYVRLIVEDRIGVLAEIATAMRDAGVSIESLIQRGSEGEGGVVIVLVTHEGPASAIHAALDVLGASDHVVGAPMRMPILAL, from the coding sequence ATGTCGCCCCATATCGCCCCGACCGCTCCCCGCCCGCCGCTGCGCGTCGCGCTCGCCGGCATCGGCGTCGTCGGCGGCGGCGTCGTCCGCCTGCTCGAGGCGAACCGCGAGCTGATCGCGCGGCGCGCGGGGCGGCCGATCGAGATCGTCGCGGTGTCGGCGCGCGACCGGCACAAGGACCGCGGCATCGACCTGTCGCGCTATCGCTGGGAAGACGATATGGACGCGCTCGTCGCGGCGGACGACGTCGATGTCGTCGTCGAGATGATCGGCGGCGCCGACGGATCGGCGCTGACGATGGCGCGGCGCGCGCTCGGCGCGGGCAAGGCGCTGGTAACCGCGAACAAGGCGATGATCGCGCATCATGGGCTGGATCTGGCGCGCATCGCCGAAGAAAAAGACACGCCGCTCAAATATGAAGCCGCGGTCGCGGGCGGCATCCCCGTCATCAAGGCGATCCGCGAGGGCGCGTCGGCGAACGAGATCGCGCGCGTCTATGGCATCCTCAACGGCACCTGCAATTATATCCTGACGCAGATGGAACGGAACGGCGCAAGCTTCGCCGACGCGCTCGCCGCCGCGCAGGCCGAGGGCTATGCCGAGGCCGATCCCACCTTCGACGTCGATGGCATCGACGCCGCGCATAAATTGTCGATTCTCGCCGCACTCTGCTTCGGAACACGGCTCGACATCGACGCGGTGACCGCTGACGGCATCCGGAACCTGATCGCCGCCGACATCCGCGAGGCCGAGGCGCTGGGGCACCGCGTCCGCCTGATCGGCATGGCGGAGCGCAACGAAAACGGGCTCTACCAGCATGTCCAGCCGTGCCTCGTGCCTGCCGACCATCCGCTGGCTTATGTCCCTGGCGCCCTCAATGCCGTGGTCGCCGAAGGAAATTTCGTCGGCCGCCTCTTCTTCGAGGGCGCGGGCGCGGGCGCGGGGCCCACGGCGTCGGCGATCGTTGCCGACATCATCGACATCGCACGCGACGAATATGGCCCGGCCTTTGCGATGCCGGTCGATGCGCTCGACGCCGCGCCCACCGCCGATGCCGGCGCGCGCGTCGGCAAACATTATGTCCGCCTGATCGTCGAGGACCGGATCGGCGTGCTCGCCGAGATCGCGACGGCGATGCGCGATGCGGGCGTATCGATCGAAAGCCTTATCCAGCGCGGGAGCGAGGGTGAAGGTGGGGTCGTCATCGTGCTCGTGACACACGAGGGCCCGGCGAGCGCGATCCACGCAGCTCTCGACGTGCTGGGCGCATCGGACCATGTCGTCGGCGCGCCAATGCGGATGCCGATCCTGGCGCTCTAG
- the nth gene encoding endonuclease III: MKKADIFEFYRRLAELNPSPETELQFGNTYQLLVAVVLSAQATDAGVNKATRKLFETVKTPQAMVDLGEEGLKQHIKTIGLFNAKAKNVIALSEILIRDHGGEVPADRDTLTLLPGVGRKTANVVMNCAFGAETFAVDTHIFRVGNRTGLAPGKTPLAVEKRLEKETPAPFRVGAHHWLILHGRYICKARTPECWRCPVADLCRYKHKTATPKGKKTDAGSA; this comes from the coding sequence ATGAAGAAAGCCGACATCTTCGAATTCTACCGCCGTCTCGCCGAACTCAACCCCAGTCCCGAGACCGAGCTGCAGTTCGGCAACACCTATCAGCTGCTCGTCGCGGTCGTGCTGTCGGCGCAGGCGACCGATGCCGGCGTGAACAAGGCAACGCGCAAGCTGTTCGAGACGGTGAAGACCCCGCAGGCGATGGTTGATCTGGGCGAAGAGGGGTTGAAACAGCATATCAAGACGATCGGGCTGTTCAACGCCAAGGCCAAAAATGTCATCGCGCTGAGCGAAATCCTGATCCGCGATCATGGCGGCGAAGTGCCCGCCGATCGCGACACGCTCACACTTCTTCCCGGCGTCGGGCGCAAGACCGCCAATGTCGTGATGAACTGCGCCTTTGGGGCGGAGACGTTTGCGGTCGACACGCATATCTTTCGCGTCGGCAACCGCACCGGACTGGCGCCGGGAAAAACGCCCCTCGCGGTCGAGAAACGGCTCGAGAAGGAGACGCCCGCGCCTTTCCGCGTCGGCGCGCATCACTGGCTGATCCTGCACGGCCGCTATATTTGCAAGGCGCGCACCCCCGAATGCTGGCGCTGTCCGGTGGCGGATCTTTGCCGCTACAAGCACAAGACCGCGACACCCAAGGGGAAAAAGACTGACGCAGGTTCGGCGTGA
- the dapB gene encoding 4-hydroxy-tetrahydrodipicolinate reductase has product MTSIGIIGSQGRMGVALAAATSEAGQTSCGIDKGGNVAQLTAGADVLVDFSSPAALEATLDACVAAGKPIVIGTTGLEERHHYLIDDAARDIAVLQTGNTSLGVTLLAHLVREAAARLDADYDIEIVEMHHRNKVDAPSGTALLLGEAAAAGRGINLATCSERGRNGLTGARGHGKIGFASLRGGTVAGDHDVIFAGPEEMITLSHRAENRMIFARGAVRAALWLVHQKRGRYTMPQVLGLSERQ; this is encoded by the coding sequence ATGACGAGCATCGGTATCATCGGCAGCCAGGGACGCATGGGCGTCGCGCTCGCCGCGGCAACCTCCGAGGCGGGGCAGACCAGCTGCGGCATCGACAAGGGCGGCAATGTCGCACAGCTTACCGCGGGCGCCGACGTGCTCGTCGACTTCTCCTCGCCTGCGGCGCTCGAAGCGACGCTCGACGCCTGCGTCGCGGCAGGCAAGCCGATCGTCATCGGCACCACGGGGCTGGAAGAGCGCCACCATTATCTGATCGACGATGCCGCGCGCGACATTGCCGTTCTCCAGACGGGCAACACCTCGCTCGGCGTCACGCTGCTCGCGCATCTGGTGCGCGAGGCGGCGGCGCGGCTCGACGCCGACTATGACATTGAGATCGTCGAGATGCACCACCGGAACAAGGTCGATGCGCCGAGCGGCACCGCGCTGTTGCTGGGCGAAGCCGCCGCTGCGGGGCGCGGAATCAATCTTGCAACCTGTTCCGAACGCGGGCGCAACGGCCTCACCGGCGCACGCGGGCACGGAAAGATCGGCTTCGCCAGCCTGCGCGGCGGCACTGTCGCGGGCGACCATGACGTGATCTTTGCCGGGCCGGAGGAGATGATCACGCTATCCCATCGCGCCGAAAACCGCATGATCTTTGCGCGCGGTGCGGTGCGGGCGGCGTTGTGGCTGGTCCACCAGAAGCGGGGGCGTTATACGATGCCGCAGGTGCTGGGATTGTCCGAACGGCAATGA
- a CDS encoding superoxide dismutase family protein, which translates to MTIGSQHKRFLVPGGVLAAALLLAGCAGTSKSPTATLPPPDAFAQLYDASGANRGRADIYRDASGLRVELIARGFGPGTYGMHVHAIGQCTPPEFTSAGPHWNPSGAQHGRENPMGAHHGDLPNLVVEPDEIGRATLRLVGSRLNGDGGLLDADGAAFVIHAGPDDYKTDPSGNSGGRVACGVIVAGGTGDD; encoded by the coding sequence ATGACGATCGGTTCGCAGCATAAACGGTTTCTCGTCCCCGGCGGCGTTCTTGCAGCCGCGCTGCTTCTCGCCGGCTGTGCGGGGACCAGCAAATCGCCGACGGCGACGCTGCCGCCGCCCGACGCCTTTGCCCAGCTTTACGACGCGAGCGGCGCCAACCGTGGGCGCGCCGACATCTACCGCGACGCCAGCGGCCTGCGTGTCGAGCTGATTGCGCGCGGTTTCGGCCCGGGCACCTATGGCATGCACGTCCACGCGATCGGGCAATGCACGCCGCCCGAATTCACGAGCGCGGGACCGCATTGGAACCCGTCGGGAGCTCAGCATGGCCGCGAAAATCCGATGGGCGCACACCATGGCGACCTGCCTAATCTGGTCGTCGAACCCGACGAAATCGGCCGTGCGACGCTGCGTTTGGTTGGCTCGCGCTTGAATGGCGACGGGGGCCTGCTCGACGCCGACGGCGCGGCTTTCGTCATCCATGCCGGTCCCGACGATTACAAAACCGACCCAAGCGGCAACAGCGGCGGACGCGTCGCCTGCGGCGTGATCGTCGCCGGCGGGACCGGCGACGACTGA
- the glpX gene encoding class II fructose-bisphosphatase, whose protein sequence is MTKSGSNLDRVLVLEMVRVTEAAAIAAAKLIGRGDEKAADAAAVEAMRNAFNTLYMDGTIVIGEGERDEAPMLYIGEKVGNAPGKGPKIDIAVDPLEGTTITAKAGPNALAVLAIAEEGCLLNAPDVYMDKLAVGPGYSPDVIGFDKSVSENVAAVAREKGVAPEEIIVCVLDRPRHEAIIAELRAIGCGVALIPDGDVAGVIATTNPDTNIDIYMGSGGAPEGVLAAAALRCVGGQFKGRLLFRNDDERLRAKKWGIEDLDRVYDLGDLAKGDVIFAATGVTDGSLLRGVKHRRDGVLTTESVVMRASSGTVRWVRGEHRAD, encoded by the coding sequence ATGACGAAAAGCGGCAGCAACCTCGACCGGGTGCTCGTGCTCGAAATGGTGCGCGTCACCGAAGCCGCGGCGATCGCCGCCGCGAAGCTGATCGGCCGCGGCGACGAAAAGGCTGCCGACGCCGCCGCGGTCGAGGCGATGCGCAACGCCTTCAACACGCTGTATATGGACGGCACGATCGTCATCGGCGAGGGTGAGCGCGACGAGGCGCCGATGCTCTATATCGGCGAAAAGGTCGGCAATGCGCCCGGCAAAGGGCCCAAGATCGACATTGCTGTCGACCCGCTGGAAGGCACGACGATCACCGCCAAGGCCGGGCCAAACGCACTCGCAGTGCTCGCGATCGCCGAGGAAGGCTGCCTGCTCAATGCTCCCGACGTCTATATGGACAAGCTGGCGGTCGGCCCCGGCTACTCGCCCGACGTCATCGGGTTCGACAAGAGCGTCAGCGAGAATGTCGCGGCGGTCGCGCGGGAAAAGGGCGTCGCACCCGAAGAGATCATCGTGTGCGTGCTCGACCGCCCGCGCCACGAGGCGATCATCGCCGAGTTGCGCGCGATCGGCTGCGGCGTCGCGCTGATTCCCGATGGCGACGTCGCCGGGGTGATCGCGACGACCAACCCCGACACCAATATCGACATTTATATGGGGTCGGGCGGCGCCCCCGAGGGCGTGCTCGCCGCCGCGGCGCTGCGCTGCGTCGGCGGCCAGTTTAAGGGCCGCCTGCTCTTCCGCAACGACGACGAGCGGCTGCGCGCAAAAAAATGGGGGATCGAGGACCTCGACCGCGTCTATGACCTCGGCGATCTGGCCAAGGGCGACGTGATTTTCGCCGCCACCGGCGTCACCGACGGATCGCTGCTGCGGGGCGTCAAACATCGCCGCGACGGCGTGCTGACCACCGAAAGCGTTGTCATGCGCGCCTCGTCGGGCACGGTGCGCTGGGTCAGGGGTGAGCATCGCGCAGACTGA
- a CDS encoding MotA/TolQ/ExbB proton channel family protein, whose translation MCVKEEGQNPYGLVPALCEGGIVSQLTFLILLIMFVGTLYILFTKLFEQNKVISQGKTVDANFWRAPTLADGAAKLEKNSAYRQVVEDGLRANEEHNKLTDPVEAHDWMHGTLERSQNHINSKLNGGLAFLATVGSTAPFIGLFGTVIGILRALVKIGASGQASIDTVAGPVGEALIMTAIGLIVAVPAVLAFNWLQSRNKMIARRLSIFSNDVLGSIMSNGQVKPTSATVAKAAAASAAAPKKA comes from the coding sequence ATGTGCGTGAAGGAAGAAGGCCAGAACCCTTATGGTCTGGTTCCTGCACTGTGCGAAGGCGGCATCGTGTCGCAGCTCACCTTCCTGATCCTGCTGATCATGTTCGTCGGCACGCTCTACATCCTGTTCACCAAGCTGTTCGAACAGAATAAGGTGATCAGCCAGGGCAAGACCGTCGATGCCAATTTCTGGCGCGCGCCGACGCTCGCCGATGGCGCCGCGAAGCTCGAAAAGAACAGTGCTTATCGTCAGGTTGTCGAAGACGGCCTGCGCGCCAACGAAGAGCATAACAAGCTGACCGACCCCGTCGAAGCGCATGACTGGATGCACGGCACGCTCGAGCGTTCGCAGAACCACATCAACTCGAAGCTCAACGGTGGCCTCGCCTTCCTTGCGACCGTCGGTTCGACCGCGCCGTTCATCGGTCTGTTCGGTACCGTTATCGGTATTCTGCGTGCGCTCGTGAAGATCGGTGCGTCGGGTCAGGCGTCGATCGACACCGTCGCCGGTCCGGTCGGTGAAGCGCTCATCATGACCGCCATCGGTCTGATCGTTGCGGTTCCCGCGGTGCTCGCGTTCAACTGGCTCCAGAGCCGCAACAAGATGATCGCCCGCCGTCTCTCGATCTTCTCGAACGACGTTCTCGGCTCGATCATGTCGAATGGCCAGGTGAAGCCGACGTCGGCGACGGTGGCAAAGGCTGCTGCCGCATCGGCCGCGGCTCCGAAAAAGGCCTGA
- a CDS encoding energy transducer TonB: protein MAYGDNVDPKNRVVAIVLVGLFTAVLGYGLVNGLNISIVKKIAEKLDVVDVEEPPPPEEPPPPPPPDNVLPPPPPVVTPPSPIPPPVTTNTIQSVPKAPPTPPPPVFTPPAPPAPPAPDLSQAGSPRGNPGRWATNDDYPARAMREEREGTTGFRVTYGADGRITSCDITSSSGHSDLDAETCKLITRRGRFNPGKDREGNPTGGTYSNRIRWQIPR, encoded by the coding sequence ATGGCTTATGGTGATAATGTCGACCCTAAAAATAGGGTAGTGGCAATCGTCTTGGTCGGTCTGTTCACTGCTGTTCTGGGCTACGGCCTGGTCAACGGCCTGAATATCAGCATCGTTAAGAAGATTGCCGAAAAATTGGACGTGGTGGACGTCGAAGAGCCGCCGCCGCCGGAAGAACCGCCGCCGCCGCCGCCGCCGGACAATGTCCTGCCGCCGCCGCCGCCGGTTGTCACGCCGCCGTCGCCGATTCCGCCGCCGGTGACGACGAATACGATCCAGTCGGTGCCGAAGGCGCCGCCGACGCCGCCGCCGCCCGTCTTCACGCCGCCTGCGCCCCCCGCGCCGCCGGCCCCCGACCTCAGCCAGGCCGGTTCGCCGCGCGGCAACCCGGGTCGTTGGGCGACGAACGACGACTATCCGGCACGTGCGATGCGCGAAGAGCGCGAAGGCACGACGGGTTTCCGCGTGACCTATGGGGCCGATGGCCGCATCACCTCGTGCGACATCACCTCGTCGAGCGGTCATTCCGACCTTGATGCCGAAACGTGCAAGCTCATCACCCGCCGCGGCCGGTTCAATCCGGGGAAGGATCGCGAGGGCAATCCGACGGGTGGCACGTACAGCAACCGTATCCGCTGGCAGATCCCCCGCTGA
- a CDS encoding low molecular weight phosphotyrosine protein phosphatase: protein MNDERDPTIPAILFLCLGNICRSPLAEGAARAAFARANIAAHLDSAGTGDWHVGHPPDRRAQAEARRRGIDISMLRGRQLSPSDFHYFDLILAADETNLCDAMVIRPSDARAELLLMLDLLPGRAGDSVADPYYGGDDGFAATWDDVDAVAAALVDRFSASG from the coding sequence ATGAATGACGAGCGCGATCCGACGATTCCGGCAATCCTGTTCCTGTGCCTCGGCAATATCTGCCGGTCGCCGCTTGCCGAGGGCGCGGCGCGCGCGGCGTTTGCGCGCGCCAACATCGCGGCGCATCTCGATTCGGCGGGAACCGGCGACTGGCATGTCGGCCATCCGCCCGACCGCCGGGCACAGGCCGAAGCGCGGCGCCGCGGCATCGACATATCTATGCTGCGCGGACGCCAATTGTCGCCCAGTGATTTTCACTATTTCGACCTGATCCTTGCCGCCGACGAGACGAATCTGTGCGACGCGATGGTGATCCGTCCCTCGGACGCGCGCGCCGAACTGCTGCTGATGCTGGATCTTCTGCCCGGCCGTGCGGGCGACAGCGTCGCCGACCCCTATTATGGCGGCGACGACGGCTTTGCGGCGACATGGGACGATGTCGATGCGGTTGCGGCGGCGCTGGTCGATCGATTTTCGGCGAGCGGATAG